GAAGACCGCGGGGACTTTGTCTTCCGCGGCGACCCGACGGCGCTGGAACTCGTGCTCTTCAACCTGCTGAAGAACGCGCTCTACTACGTTCCCCTGCACCCCGTGATGGCCGTCACGATCACGGTGGCCGCCGACCCCACGCCGCGCATCGTCGTGCGCGACACGGGCCCGGGCATCGCCCCCGCCTTGCTGCCGCGCCTTTTCGACGAGTTCGAGACTGCGGGCAAGGCAGAAGGGACAGGGCTCGGCCTGACGTTCTGCCGCCGCGCCATGCGCGCGATGGGCGGCGAGATCGGCTGCCGGACAGAGCTCGGATCGTTCACCGAGTTCACGCTGACCTTTCCGCCAATGGACGCCAGCGCCGCCGCGCGCGCGAGCACGGGGCCGCAGGCCGTCCTGACCGGCAAGACCCTGCTCGTCGTCGACGACCAGGCCCTGAACCGTTCCATCCTGCGCGCCCTGTGCCTTACCTTGGACCTGCACGTGATCGAGGCCGAGCATGGCCAGCAAGTGCTGGACCTGCTGCGCGGTGGCACCGTCCCGGATGCGATCCTGATGGACGTGAACATGCCGGGGCTCGACGGACTGCAGACCACCCGGGCGATGCGCGCCCTGCCCGGCCGAGCGGGCCGCGTGCCGGTCGTGGCCGTCACGGCCAACGATTCACCCGCCGTGCAGGAGACGGCCTCGGCAGCGGGCCTGCAGGCCGTGCTGGCAAAGCCGGTGGACGCGGCTGCGCTGGGGCGCACGCTCTCGCGCGTTCTCGCGCCCCTGGCCGGCGAACTGACGTCGTCGCCCGTGCCCCCGGACTCGCCCGCGGCGCTGCTGGACGCGGGTCGCATCGACGACTTCCGCCGGATGGGGCTGCTGGACGAACTGGTGCCCGAATCGCTGACCGGCATGCGCCGCCTGATCCAGGAGCTGCAGGCGTGTGCTGCTTCCGCTGATGCCGAGGGCGTGAAGACCGCGCTGCACACGCTGGTGGGGCTGAGCGGCGAAGCCGGCGCACAGGCGCTCCATCTGATGCTGCGCGCTCGTTACAGCGACCTGCTGGAAGGCCGCGCGCCGCAGGACACCGGCTGGATCGACGAAGCCCGGGCGCTGCTCGCGTCGACCGAAGAAGCCATGCTGCGGCAGTACGGCGTGGCGCCTGCTGCGGCCGCTCAGACCTCCAGCCACTCCTTGCGCGTGTAGGCGTCGGCCCGGAGGCTTTCGGGCGTCCCCTGGAACACGATGCTGCCGTGCCCCATGACCAGGGCGCGGTCGGAAATGGCCATCGCGATGGTCAGCTTCTGCTCTATGAGCAGCACCGACACGCCGCGATCCTTGAGTTTCTTCAGGTACTCGGCCACCAGTTCCACGATCTTGGGCGCGAGGCCCTCAGTCGGCTCGTCGATGATGATCAGGTCGGGGTCGCCCATGAGCGTGCGGCACAGCGTCAGCATCTGCTGCTCGCCGCCCGAAAGCACGCCGGCCTCCGTGTGCTGGCGTTCCTTCAGGCGCGGGAACATCTCGTACATGTCGTCGAACGACCAGCGCGCCTTCTGGTTGGCGC
The sequence above is a segment of the Ramlibacter henchirensis genome. Coding sequences within it:
- a CDS encoding ATP-binding protein, whose amino-acid sequence is MKSYLRRLLDRYREHHDMDRPLLQWIGVVGCIAFPLFYAIRLATGSPGWDDLPFRAVAAVLCLGLAVRRWWPATLAPYYIGYSYGVVFYCLSFLLSFSMLKNLGGTPYVVNMVIGAVLIILLADWRNTIVMLVGGYLLAMLALWLTEPAAHIPRDFVFAAAGSVLLVVGGALSHQGQKRVELQRMRRVYSGLAGSVAHEMRSPLAQVRHALDNIAGALTQSQSASGTRLAPEQLRVVLATVQQGRDAVSRGLQAIDLTLQQLQPAPLEPGRVQPVRALACVQQAVQAYAYQDEGQRARVLVEDRGDFVFRGDPTALELVLFNLLKNALYYVPLHPVMAVTITVAADPTPRIVVRDTGPGIAPALLPRLFDEFETAGKAEGTGLGLTFCRRAMRAMGGEIGCRTELGSFTEFTLTFPPMDASAAARASTGPQAVLTGKTLLVVDDQALNRSILRALCLTLDLHVIEAEHGQQVLDLLRGGTVPDAILMDVNMPGLDGLQTTRAMRALPGRAGRVPVVAVTANDSPAVQETASAAGLQAVLAKPVDAAALGRTLSRVLAPLAGELTSSPVPPDSPAALLDAGRIDDFRRMGLLDELVPESLTGMRRLIQELQACAASADAEGVKTALHTLVGLSGEAGAQALHLMLRARYSDLLEGRAPQDTGWIDEARALLASTEEAMLRQYGVAPAAAAQTSSHSLRV
- a CDS encoding ABC transporter ATP-binding protein: MLKVENLHAFYGKSHVLHGVHFDVQPGEIVALLGRNGSGRSTTAKAIMGMVDCTGTVDWKGQQALGRKPYEIAHLGIGYVPENRDIFPKLTVHQNLMLGQKRANQKARWSFDDMYEMFPRLKERQHTEAGVLSGGEQQMLTLCRTLMGDPDLIIIDEPTEGLAPKIVELVAEYLKKLKDRGVSVLLIEQKLTIAMAISDRALVMGHGSIVFQGTPESLRADAYTRKEWLEV